The Deltaproteobacteria bacterium genome has a window encoding:
- a CDS encoding rhodanese-like domain-containing protein has protein sequence MKRIVMAAIVAASLIPAAVALACGKDCGCNHDKMAMADPKADAAKPNFKTATVDEVAKAAKAKSAALFDANTEEFRAKNGVIPGATLLTSASGYDLVVLPKDKGSKLVFYCANTRCTASHVAAGRAMEAGYTDVSVMTDGLMGWKSAGQPTSTVPKS, from the coding sequence ATGAAGCGCATCGTGATGGCCGCGATTGTCGCGGCGAGCCTGATCCCTGCGGCGGTGGCGCTGGCCTGCGGCAAGGACTGCGGCTGCAACCACGACAAGATGGCCATGGCCGACCCCAAGGCCGACGCCGCCAAGCCCAACTTCAAGACGGCCACGGTGGACGAGGTGGCCAAGGCCGCCAAGGCCAAGAGCGCCGCGCTCTTCGACGCCAACACCGAGGAGTTCCGGGCCAAGAACGGCGTCATCCCCGGCGCCACGCTGCTCACTTCGGCCTCGGGCTACGACCTGGTGGTGCTGCCCAAGGACAAGGGCTCGAAGCTGGTCTTCTACTGCGCCAACACCAGGTGCACGGCCTCGCACGTGGCCGCCGGCCGCGCCATGGAGGCGGGCTACACCGACGTGAGCGTGATGACCGACGGCCTCATGGGCTGGAAGAGCGCCGGTCAGCCCACGTCGACGGTGCCGAAGAGCTAA
- a CDS encoding sigma-70 family RNA polymerase sigma factor — protein MEELSDLDLLARAQASPAAARRAFTVLVRRHERALFNFILRTVHARALAEELFQDTFLRALRSLGSFRTDGPNPSVRAWLYRIAVNLCRDEVRSARFQAAHALSEELGDDLPHGGPTPEAAAAIEQRAKVVRAAVMSLSEAQREVVLLFQYQGLSYPEIAVALDIPLGTVKSRMHAALSSLGKKLSAPDLQLESA, from the coding sequence ATGGAGGAGCTGTCGGACCTCGACCTTCTGGCGCGGGCCCAGGCCTCACCGGCCGCGGCGCGACGGGCCTTCACGGTGCTCGTCCGCCGGCATGAACGCGCGCTCTTCAACTTCATCCTCCGCACCGTGCACGCGCGCGCCCTCGCCGAGGAGCTCTTCCAAGACACCTTTCTCCGCGCGCTCCGCTCTCTGGGCTCGTTCCGCACCGACGGGCCCAACCCCAGCGTCAGGGCCTGGCTGTACCGCATCGCCGTGAACCTCTGCCGCGACGAGGTCCGCTCCGCCCGCTTCCAGGCCGCGCACGCGCTCTCCGAAGAGCTCGGCGACGACCTCCCCCACGGCGGCCCGACCCCAGAGGCCGCCGCGGCGATCGAACAGCGGGCAAAGGTGGTCCGCGCGGCGGTGATGTCCCTCTCCGAAGCGCAGCGCGAGGTGGTGCTCCTGTTCCAGTACCAGGGCTTGAGCTACCCGGAGATCGCGGTGGCCCTCGACATCCCCCTGGGCACGGTGAAGAGCCGCATGCACGCCGCGCTGTCCTCGCTGGGCAAGAAGCTCAGCGCCCCCGACCTCCAGCTGGAATCGGCCTGA
- a CDS encoding sigma 54-interacting transcriptional regulator — MSTLTLRRSGNALLVIAVTPERRTLGRDGSCDHRIPDDAIAPRQLAFEKRGGLAFLINLAPEGTLLDGNKVVNEAVMRDGSVITLGAMTAVYSAKARDASLAATIVDGAGGTAVLPRAGGIPRGVRLQLRIRRHGVADALRPWDGSAVTIGRDPGCELVLADGTVSERHARLQRDGEDVFVEDLRSRNRVYVEGREVRNAPVRLGETIRVGETELVLEDADAKVAEPVLPGMVGESEAMREVARVVGKVAGTGASVVITGETGTGKGQLARSIHDLSSRADLPFVKVDCARVEPSLAGSEFFGHERGAFTGADRAREGAFENANGGTIFLDEIGELPLVLQAKLLTVLQDREVKREGGNEVRAVDVRVICATHRDLEEMVKAGTFREDLWFRLSTIELELPPLRDRGDDLWRLAENYLRSFGPAGTRVTLGEGARARLALHPFRGNVRELERILERALILREGDTIEEGDLYLDDEPPSVPEGLPAAKPGTLTLHSGAKLDAYLRRIAEWVLERHGGNKSAAASELGKTRHYLRKLLALER; from the coding sequence ATGTCCACGCTCACCCTCCGCCGCTCCGGCAACGCGCTGCTCGTCATCGCGGTCACGCCCGAGCGCCGCACGCTCGGCCGCGACGGCTCGTGTGACCACCGCATCCCCGACGACGCCATCGCCCCCCGCCAGCTCGCGTTCGAGAAGCGGGGCGGCCTCGCGTTCCTCATCAACCTGGCCCCCGAGGGCACCCTGCTCGACGGCAACAAGGTCGTGAACGAGGCCGTGATGCGCGACGGCTCGGTGATCACCCTCGGCGCGATGACTGCGGTCTACAGCGCCAAGGCGCGCGACGCCTCGCTGGCGGCCACCATCGTCGACGGAGCGGGTGGAACGGCCGTGTTGCCGCGCGCCGGGGGCATTCCTCGAGGCGTGCGCCTCCAGCTCCGGATTCGCCGCCACGGCGTCGCCGACGCGCTTCGCCCCTGGGATGGCAGCGCGGTCACGATCGGTCGTGACCCGGGCTGCGAGCTCGTGCTCGCCGACGGGACGGTCTCGGAGCGCCACGCGCGGCTGCAGCGCGACGGCGAGGACGTCTTCGTCGAGGATCTCCGGAGCCGGAACCGCGTCTACGTCGAAGGGCGCGAGGTTCGGAACGCGCCCGTGAGGTTGGGCGAGACGATCCGCGTGGGCGAGACCGAGCTCGTCCTCGAGGACGCCGACGCGAAGGTCGCCGAGCCCGTGCTCCCGGGCATGGTGGGCGAGAGCGAGGCCATGCGCGAGGTCGCGCGCGTGGTCGGCAAGGTGGCCGGAACGGGCGCCAGCGTGGTCATCACCGGCGAGACCGGCACCGGCAAGGGTCAGCTCGCCCGATCGATCCACGATCTGAGCTCACGCGCCGACCTCCCGTTCGTGAAGGTCGACTGCGCGCGCGTGGAGCCCAGCCTCGCGGGCAGCGAGTTCTTCGGCCACGAGAGGGGCGCGTTCACCGGGGCCGACCGCGCGCGGGAGGGCGCCTTCGAGAACGCGAACGGCGGAACCATCTTCCTCGACGAGATCGGCGAGCTACCGCTCGTGCTCCAGGCCAAGCTCCTCACCGTGCTCCAGGACCGCGAGGTGAAGCGCGAGGGCGGCAACGAGGTGCGCGCCGTCGACGTCCGGGTGATCTGCGCCACCCACCGCGACCTCGAGGAGATGGTGAAGGCGGGCACGTTCCGCGAGGACCTCTGGTTCCGGCTGAGCACCATCGAGCTGGAGCTGCCGCCGCTGCGCGATCGCGGCGACGACCTTTGGCGGCTCGCGGAGAACTACCTCCGCTCGTTCGGGCCGGCGGGCACGAGGGTGACGCTGGGCGAGGGCGCGCGGGCGCGGCTCGCGCTGCACCCCTTCCGGGGCAACGTGCGCGAGCTGGAGCGGATCCTGGAGCGCGCGTTGATCCTGCGCGAGGGCGACACCATCGAAGAGGGCGACCTCTATCTGGACGACGAGCCGCCGAGCGTGCCGGAGGGGTTGCCCGCTGCGAAGCCGGGGACACTCACCCTTCACTCGGGGGCCAAGCTCGACGCGTACCTGCGAAGGATCGCCGAGTGGGTGTTGGAGCGACACGGCGGAAACAAGTCGGCTGCGGCGAGCGAGCTCGGCAAGACCCGGCACTACCTGCGGAAGCTGCTGGCGCTGGAGCGATAG
- a CDS encoding insulinase family protein: MRLRLAWLATAVMLCACAPLPSIPDKPMSRPIPYRVTSAVYSTGLRVVVYEDAAATRAWLDVAYGVGTRDEAPQQAGIAHLVEHLTFRSRPRGPGTATLADAIRATGAPHNGETNVDSTDYFEVGLPEQLQALLELEAARMATPLAGVTDAAFLAERSVVMNELQLHATFSGSREQEDLVLSALLHAGDTSRLNQRDALGHLTLADAQAWAERNYAPDNAIVVVVSPRPAEETLKQVFDVFGKLGAPRNGLPVGPRGRASQSSDDAFEEFNGGALSLETHVDHPQAWLAWRLPGASSPEAVNSLAVVPLVQTQLARRFRGDKRVRSTRTNLRWLDDQAFLLVELTLRDAADADAVLAAARRLSPMPLATDRRGVPAEQVALVTEIVLERQVPPLQQIAQHLRACGRADFLGDWNQDVLHQLRSNLTPFFKELLRPEQARAFVLQSDGTGFAHLDRPEGTDGATEDDASWLDEDRGLAGSDTPPAAQAARVFRPGLDHRVRHTLGNGLKVEVLPWGGYPLVDMRLVLDANIPPKLRAAAAVGRLAAHPALGFGYDYRVGAINWLQRGDNAWVFGGLSHSGNLANLLLHPRVWLDIGAPEQGPAREARQRLDKRLSWRAEHAQDLVEPPPWEPPAVDRNAVATTTASQLNAWWLSLTRPENATLILVGDVKPDAELWTFLEDWLGHWSGGDAAPDADVSTKLPLPSERRIQFVELPKTSELGLLLRVAIPAAALPKPGTLDLLQNRLQARLEHQLREREGLTYGVSVGARALLGGAELQVSTFVDPPRADEALKQLLAGLEALRAAPMTDKELSRARFELVSAYAHQFLSVSSVASTLANAAIAKLPDDAWEHYPETLDAVGAADLQGTAAASSIGSEDILIAGTRADYDRLTAAGWKMRFIPRLPAPKAGEPDED, from the coding sequence ATGCGCCTTCGTCTCGCCTGGCTCGCGACCGCCGTGATGCTCTGCGCCTGCGCGCCGCTCCCGTCCATCCCCGACAAGCCGATGTCGCGGCCAATCCCGTACCGGGTCACGAGCGCGGTGTACTCGACCGGCCTTCGGGTGGTGGTCTACGAGGACGCCGCCGCCACCCGTGCCTGGCTCGACGTGGCCTACGGCGTCGGCACCCGCGACGAAGCCCCGCAGCAAGCCGGCATCGCGCACCTGGTGGAGCACCTCACCTTTCGCAGCCGACCGCGCGGCCCGGGAACGGCCACCCTCGCCGACGCGATCCGCGCCACGGGCGCGCCGCACAACGGCGAGACCAACGTGGACAGCACCGACTACTTCGAGGTCGGGCTCCCCGAGCAGCTCCAGGCCTTGCTCGAGCTCGAGGCCGCGCGCATGGCCACGCCGCTCGCGGGCGTGACCGACGCCGCGTTCCTCGCCGAGCGCTCGGTGGTCATGAACGAGCTGCAGCTCCACGCCACCTTCTCCGGGAGCCGCGAGCAAGAGGACCTCGTCTTGAGCGCCCTGCTCCATGCGGGCGACACCTCCCGCCTGAACCAGCGCGACGCCCTTGGCCACCTCACCCTCGCCGACGCCCAGGCCTGGGCCGAGCGGAACTACGCGCCGGACAACGCCATCGTGGTGGTCGTCTCGCCGCGGCCGGCCGAGGAGACCCTGAAGCAGGTGTTCGACGTCTTCGGCAAGCTGGGCGCGCCCAGGAACGGGCTCCCGGTGGGGCCGCGGGGGCGCGCCTCGCAGTCCTCGGACGACGCGTTCGAGGAGTTCAACGGCGGGGCGCTCTCGCTCGAGACGCACGTCGATCACCCGCAGGCCTGGCTGGCCTGGCGGCTGCCGGGCGCCTCCAGTCCCGAGGCGGTGAACAGCCTCGCCGTGGTGCCGCTCGTGCAGACCCAGCTCGCGCGCCGGTTTCGCGGCGACAAGAGGGTTCGCAGCACCCGCACCAACCTGCGTTGGCTCGACGACCAGGCCTTCCTGCTGGTGGAGCTCACCCTGCGCGATGCCGCCGACGCGGACGCGGTGCTCGCCGCTGCTCGGCGACTGAGCCCGATGCCCCTGGCGACCGACCGGCGGGGCGTTCCGGCCGAGCAGGTGGCCCTGGTGACGGAGATCGTGCTGGAGCGTCAGGTTCCGCCCCTCCAGCAGATCGCCCAGCACCTGCGCGCGTGCGGCCGCGCCGACTTCCTTGGAGATTGGAACCAGGACGTGCTCCACCAGCTCCGCAGCAACCTGACGCCGTTCTTCAAGGAGCTCCTGAGGCCCGAGCAGGCTCGGGCCTTCGTACTTCAGTCCGACGGCACCGGCTTCGCGCACCTCGATCGACCGGAAGGCACGGACGGAGCCACCGAAGACGACGCCTCCTGGCTCGACGAGGATCGCGGGCTCGCCGGAAGCGACACGCCACCGGCGGCGCAGGCAGCCCGCGTCTTCCGGCCCGGGCTGGATCACCGGGTGCGGCACACCCTGGGCAATGGCCTGAAGGTGGAGGTGCTTCCCTGGGGCGGCTACCCGCTGGTGGACATGCGCCTGGTGCTCGACGCCAACATCCCGCCCAAGCTGCGCGCCGCCGCGGCCGTGGGACGGCTCGCCGCGCACCCGGCGCTGGGCTTCGGCTACGACTACCGCGTGGGAGCCATCAACTGGCTCCAGCGCGGCGACAACGCCTGGGTCTTCGGCGGGCTCTCGCACTCGGGCAACCTGGCCAACCTCCTCTTGCACCCGCGCGTCTGGCTCGACATCGGCGCGCCCGAGCAGGGCCCGGCGCGCGAGGCACGCCAGCGGTTGGACAAGCGGCTCTCCTGGCGCGCGGAGCATGCCCAGGACCTGGTCGAGCCGCCCCCGTGGGAGCCACCCGCGGTCGACCGCAACGCCGTGGCGACGACCACCGCTTCCCAGCTCAACGCCTGGTGGCTCTCCCTCACCCGCCCGGAGAACGCGACCTTGATCCTGGTCGGCGACGTGAAGCCCGACGCGGAGCTCTGGACGTTCCTCGAGGACTGGCTCGGCCACTGGTCGGGCGGCGACGCGGCGCCCGACGCGGACGTTTCAACCAAGCTCCCGCTTCCCAGCGAGCGACGAATCCAGTTCGTGGAGCTGCCCAAGACGAGCGAGCTGGGGCTCCTGCTGCGCGTGGCCATTCCAGCCGCCGCGCTCCCCAAGCCAGGCACGCTGGACCTCCTCCAGAACCGGCTCCAGGCGCGGCTCGAGCACCAGCTGCGCGAGCGCGAGGGGTTGACCTACGGCGTCTCGGTGGGCGCGAGGGCGCTCCTTGGCGGAGCCGAGCTCCAGGTCAGCACCTTCGTGGATCCGCCCCGCGCGGACGAAGCGCTGAAGCAGCTCCTCGCCGGGCTGGAAGCGCTGCGCGCGGCTCCCATGACGGACAAGGAGCTCTCTCGCGCGCGCTTCGAGCTGGTGAGCGCCTATGCGCACCAGTTCCTGAGCGTCTCGTCGGTGGCGAGCACCTTGGCCAACGCGGCGATCGCCAAGCTCCCCGACGACGCCTGGGAGCACTACCCGGAGACGCTCGACGCGGTCGGGGCGGCCGACCTGCAGGGCACCGCCGCGGCGTCGAGCATCGGCTCGGAAGACATCCTCATCGCGGGCACGCGCGCGGACTACGACCGTCTCACGGCGGCTGGTTGGAAGATGCGGTTCATCCCACGGCTGCCTGCCCCCAAGGCCGGGGAACCCGACGAGGATTGA
- a CDS encoding response regulator gives MASPKILVVDDNQELLRLLSQLFEDAGYEVVGAAKGRSGLDLAREKKPQIAVLDILLPDMMGYHLAETLKKELSIPVILLTGVFKGGRHAIDAKAKYGVADYFEKPFEAAKLLEAVKKLVPAGEKPKPQPDEAFDVELDIDVEEERPADPLLLTGVVRITGENISAELKGQPLMAGAQSPGTSARVRTAPEGHPVHTPGPVAGSARRGELKDNLPSLITAFYLAQETGELGVQRGKVKKVVYFEHGQPVFALSNLVTDRFGQFLVRVGKINDPQLKLAMSNADASKRRTGDVLVEMGLLKETEQLYYVGQQVKSIIYSLFGWEDGTYTMSFKQMALKERIKLDVHPANLIMRGVKKLYKPERLRRLLAPEDRLIPSLQPAYPLNELELERWEAELMPAVDGTRTVSELVQMSGRPEPLVTGFLYGLVALTILERRA, from the coding sequence ATGGCCAGCCCGAAAATCCTCGTCGTCGACGACAACCAGGAGCTGCTGCGGCTCCTCAGCCAGCTCTTCGAGGACGCCGGTTACGAAGTGGTGGGTGCCGCCAAAGGCCGCTCCGGGCTGGATCTCGCGCGCGAGAAGAAGCCGCAGATCGCCGTCCTCGACATCCTGCTGCCGGACATGATGGGTTACCACCTGGCGGAGACGCTCAAGAAGGAGCTCTCCATCCCGGTGATCCTGCTCACCGGCGTGTTCAAGGGCGGCCGGCACGCCATCGACGCCAAGGCCAAGTACGGCGTGGCGGACTACTTCGAGAAGCCCTTCGAGGCCGCCAAGCTCCTCGAGGCGGTGAAGAAGCTCGTCCCCGCGGGCGAGAAGCCCAAGCCGCAGCCCGACGAGGCCTTCGACGTCGAGCTCGACATCGACGTGGAAGAAGAGCGCCCCGCAGATCCGCTGCTGCTCACCGGCGTGGTGCGCATCACCGGCGAGAACATCTCCGCCGAGCTCAAGGGCCAGCCGCTGATGGCGGGCGCGCAGTCGCCGGGAACTTCCGCGCGGGTGCGCACCGCCCCCGAGGGCCACCCGGTGCACACGCCCGGCCCCGTCGCAGGCAGCGCCCGCCGCGGCGAGCTCAAGGACAACCTGCCCTCGCTGATCACCGCCTTCTATCTGGCGCAGGAGACCGGCGAGCTGGGCGTGCAGCGCGGCAAGGTGAAGAAGGTCGTCTACTTCGAGCACGGGCAGCCGGTGTTCGCGCTCTCCAATCTGGTGACGGATCGCTTCGGCCAGTTCCTGGTGCGCGTGGGCAAGATCAACGACCCGCAGCTCAAGCTGGCCATGAGCAACGCGGACGCGTCGAAGCGGCGCACCGGCGACGTGCTGGTGGAGATGGGGCTGCTCAAGGAGACCGAGCAGCTCTACTACGTGGGCCAGCAGGTGAAGAGCATCATCTACTCGCTCTTCGGCTGGGAAGACGGCACGTACACCATGAGCTTCAAGCAGATGGCGCTCAAGGAGCGCATCAAGCTCGACGTGCACCCGGCCAACCTGATCATGCGCGGGGTGAAGAAGCTCTATAAGCCGGAGCGCCTGCGCCGCCTGCTCGCGCCGGAAGATCGGCTGATCCCCAGCCTGCAGCCCGCGTATCCGCTCAACGAGCTCGAGCTGGAGCGCTGGGAGGCCGAGCTCATGCCCGCCGTGGACGGCACGCGCACGGTGAGCGAGCTGGTGCAGATGAGCGGGCGTCCCGAGCCGCTGGTGACGGGCTTCTTGTACGGCCTGGTCGCGCTCACGATCCTCGAACGCCGGGCATAA
- a CDS encoding peroxiredoxin produces MLKVGDTAPDFTLKDQDNNEVTLSKLRGQNVVLVFYPLAFSGICTSELKSITANQKKYDDAKAKVFGISIDSRYALAAYKRDEGLSATLLADFHPKGDVAKKYDVFMENLGFAKRGTFIIDKNGVIRGMTVNEPGQARDEKTYFDALASCPI; encoded by the coding sequence ATGCTCAAGGTTGGCGACACCGCTCCCGACTTCACCTTGAAGGACCAGGACAACAACGAGGTCACGCTCTCGAAGCTGCGCGGCCAGAACGTGGTGCTCGTGTTCTACCCGCTGGCGTTCAGCGGCATCTGCACCAGCGAGCTGAAGAGCATCACCGCCAACCAGAAGAAGTACGACGACGCCAAAGCGAAGGTCTTCGGGATCAGCATCGATTCGCGCTACGCGCTCGCGGCCTACAAGCGCGACGAGGGCTTGTCCGCCACGCTGCTCGCCGACTTCCACCCCAAGGGCGACGTGGCGAAGAAGTACGACGTGTTCATGGAGAACCTCGGCTTCGCGAAGCGCGGCACCTTCATCATCGACAAGAACGGCGTCATCCGCGGCATGACCGTGAACGAGCCCGGCCAGGCGCGCGACGAGAAGACCTACTTCGACGCGCTCGCCAGCTGCCCGATCTAA
- a CDS encoding SDR family oxidoreductase, with protein sequence MSDDLHGRSFLITGGNSGIGLATVEVLASRGASVTVASRSADKTQALLGELRTRFPKAALHFLALDLGRLSSVKKSAEEFLATGRPLEVLINNAGIAGASGRTLDGYEITLATNHLGPHLFTQLLLPRLKEAKQARIVNVASRAHRRVRALDLSWFTRETSGTRERLEMYGLSKLMNVIHARELARQLAGTGVTTYALHPGVVASNVWRELPWLVQAIGKMFMLTVEEGARTTLMCATSPELATVTGRYYDQEHEARINRLAEDEALANELFAKSDALIGEALARG encoded by the coding sequence ATGAGCGACGACCTTCACGGCCGGAGCTTCCTCATCACGGGCGGCAACTCGGGCATCGGGTTGGCGACCGTGGAGGTCCTCGCGTCGCGCGGCGCGAGCGTCACCGTTGCCTCGCGCTCTGCTGACAAGACCCAGGCGCTGCTCGGCGAATTGCGCACGCGCTTCCCCAAGGCCGCGCTGCACTTCCTCGCGCTCGATCTCGGTCGACTCTCGAGCGTGAAGAAGAGCGCCGAGGAGTTTCTGGCGACGGGTCGGCCGCTCGAGGTGCTGATCAACAACGCGGGCATCGCCGGCGCGTCCGGGCGCACGCTCGACGGCTACGAGATCACCCTCGCCACCAATCACCTCGGGCCGCACCTCTTCACGCAGCTGCTCTTGCCCAGGCTGAAGGAAGCGAAGCAGGCGCGCATCGTGAACGTGGCCAGCCGGGCGCACCGGCGCGTCCGCGCGCTCGATCTCTCGTGGTTCACGCGCGAGACGAGCGGCACGCGCGAGCGCCTGGAGATGTACGGGCTGTCCAAGCTGATGAACGTGATCCACGCGCGCGAGCTCGCGCGGCAGCTCGCGGGCACGGGCGTGACTACGTACGCGCTGCATCCCGGCGTGGTGGCGTCGAACGTGTGGCGCGAGCTGCCCTGGCTGGTGCAGGCCATCGGGAAGATGTTCATGCTCACCGTCGAGGAGGGCGCGCGCACCACGCTGATGTGCGCCACCTCTCCCGAGCTGGCCACGGTGACCGGCCGCTACTACGACCAGGAGCACGAGGCGCGCATCAACCGCCTCGCAGAAGACGAGGCGCTCGCCAACGAGCTCTTCGCGAAGAGCGACGCGCTCATCGGCGAGGCGCTGGCCAGGGGCTGA
- a CDS encoding cobalamin-dependent protein (Presence of a B(12) (cobalamin)-binding domain implies dependence on cobalamin itself, in one of its several forms, or in some unusual lineages, dependence on a cobalamin-like analog.) — protein MEHSEFLDAILAGDRKRAVGEAARQLELGLAHLYEAVVTPALREIGERWVSNQLSVADEHVATALAQSAIAAIYPRVRWPPRGPPALVGCVEGERHEIGARMVADLLALDGWSEVFLGSDTPLESLADKVRELRPRLVALSVTLPKNREQARRTAAVLREASPGTRLILGGAGVSREAAAELGFDAFAPSASQAVEVVRAWKPEDSRS, from the coding sequence ATGGAGCACTCGGAGTTCCTCGACGCCATCCTCGCCGGCGATCGCAAGCGGGCCGTCGGGGAGGCGGCGCGCCAGCTGGAGCTCGGCCTGGCACACCTCTACGAGGCCGTGGTCACGCCGGCCCTGCGAGAGATCGGCGAACGGTGGGTCTCCAACCAGCTGAGCGTGGCCGACGAGCACGTGGCCACCGCGCTGGCCCAGTCGGCGATCGCCGCGATCTATCCACGCGTGCGCTGGCCTCCACGCGGGCCGCCTGCGCTGGTGGGCTGTGTGGAGGGCGAGCGCCACGAGATCGGCGCGCGCATGGTTGCCGATCTGCTGGCGCTCGACGGCTGGAGCGAGGTCTTCCTCGGCTCGGACACGCCGCTGGAGTCCCTGGCCGACAAGGTTCGCGAGCTCCGGCCCAGGCTGGTGGCGCTCTCGGTGACCCTGCCCAAGAACCGCGAGCAGGCCCGGCGCACCGCCGCGGTCCTGCGCGAGGCCTCGCCTGGCACGCGGCTCATCCTGGGGGGCGCCGGCGTCTCGCGCGAGGCGGCGGCCGAGCTGGGCTTCGACGCCTTCGCGCCGTCGGCAAGCCAGGCGGTGGAGGTGGTGCGCGCGTGGAAGCCGGAAGACAGCCGCTCCTAG
- a CDS encoding HAMP domain-containing histidine kinase → MEAGRQPLLEALLSDEHGIATLLVARAGSLIDANAAARRLLGLSASAAGQPTPALFAGQSRQKLERILAGASACAVELQVGAAPAEPLAVRFLALPVERGEWALLACGAGVDYTESLVRRLLQANDQLVDQARELSQRTEEVERARQRLETLGKLREAFLAAVSHDLRSPLAAVKLLATRLESPRPGTTAEELRSSAARIYRSATRMERLIANLLTAAQLEEGAMPLRRQRLALTQVAREVVEVIEPLAVEQARSITVERGRGPDAVWGDEVRLFEVLSNLVSNALRYAPRGTRVVVSVEGDGETVRCTVTDRGPGVPAEQRPQLFERFRSFGERAGAAGLGLYICKQIVELHGGRIWVEDPPGGGARFVVELGAAGPGR, encoded by the coding sequence GTGGAAGCCGGAAGACAGCCGCTCCTAGAGGCCCTGCTCTCGGACGAGCACGGCATCGCCACCCTGCTCGTGGCGCGCGCCGGCTCGCTCATCGACGCCAACGCGGCAGCGCGGCGGCTCCTGGGACTGTCCGCGTCGGCCGCGGGCCAGCCCACTCCCGCGCTCTTTGCCGGGCAGTCCAGGCAGAAGCTGGAGCGGATCCTGGCCGGAGCTTCGGCCTGCGCGGTGGAGCTGCAGGTCGGCGCGGCGCCCGCAGAGCCCCTGGCCGTGCGCTTTCTGGCTTTGCCCGTGGAGCGCGGCGAGTGGGCGCTGCTCGCCTGCGGGGCAGGCGTGGACTACACGGAGAGCCTCGTCCGCCGCCTGCTGCAGGCCAACGACCAGCTCGTGGATCAGGCGCGCGAGCTCTCGCAGCGCACGGAGGAGGTGGAGCGCGCGCGGCAGCGGCTGGAGACGCTGGGGAAGCTGCGCGAGGCGTTTCTGGCCGCCGTCTCCCACGATCTGCGCTCGCCGCTGGCGGCGGTGAAGCTTCTGGCCACGCGTTTGGAGTCGCCGCGCCCGGGCACCACGGCCGAGGAGCTGCGCAGCAGCGCGGCCCGCATCTACCGGAGCGCGACGCGCATGGAGCGGCTCATCGCGAACCTGCTCACCGCCGCGCAGCTCGAGGAAGGCGCGATGCCCCTGCGGAGGCAACGGCTCGCGCTGACCCAGGTGGCCCGCGAGGTGGTCGAGGTCATCGAGCCCTTGGCGGTGGAGCAGGCGCGCTCGATCACCGTCGAGCGCGGGCGCGGGCCCGACGCCGTCTGGGGCGACGAGGTGCGGCTCTTCGAGGTGCTCTCGAACCTGGTGTCCAACGCGCTCCGCTACGCGCCGCGGGGCACCCGGGTGGTGGTGAGCGTGGAGGGCGATGGCGAGACCGTGCGCTGCACCGTCACCGATCGCGGCCCCGGCGTGCCCGCGGAGCAGCGCCCCCAGCTCTTCGAGCGCTTCCGAAGCTTCGGTGAGCGCGCAGGTGCCGCGGGGCTGGGACTCTACATCTGCAAGCAGATCGTGGAGCTCCACGGCGGGCGGATCTGGGTGGAGGATCCTCCCGGTGGCGGGGCGCGGTTCGTGGTGGAGCTTGGCGCGGCCGGCCCAGGGCGGTGA